The genomic segment TTGAGATCTGAGACTTAGTCTgcaaaagaaatgttttcaatgttaggactccaaatatttttttttttctaaaacaatgCCCTGCACACCATGTAGAAAACACAGGACGAAGGCATACAGGAAGAGAACATGAACTCGGCATTTTGAAAACACagattaaaatgaaatcaataaagaactaaaataaaatattaagggTGGAGGGATTAAGTTAACATAATAAAACAAGAAATTAAATTGACCGGTTATTCTCAAGGTCAGAGAGCGTTGAAAATGTTCAGGTCACAGAAGTCttttagggttgcaggtgagctggtgcctatcccagctgactctgagcgagaggcaggttacgccctgaactggtccccagacAATCATGGCGGGGCGTAAACATGGCATAGTCAAATATTCACAGTCACGTTCATACCTATgagcaattgagagtcttcaataaatctgtttttggaatgcaggaGGAAAATCCCACATGAGCAGGAGGAGGACAAGCACACAAGACGTGAATAGCTTGAGTTTGATCTAGGCCACGGTGCTGCCGAAAGAAACATCAAAGATCTCATTTTAAaacttgacaaaaacatttttaaaacgtCATATTCGGCTCATAAGAGAACAGGCCACTTACGTGCCAGCAAAAAGAGGACTGACTGAACTTAGTTAACTTACCCCATTATTTGTATCTGCTAAAACATCTTAACTGTACAGCCAATGTCTCAAGTAAGAGTTCAACTGTCGTACAAGAATAACCACAAGTTAGCCactgtaataataacaatgtgtTCAAACAATAAAACGCTGTCTTTTGATACGACGTGACATGGATTTGGCAGCTAGTATGCTGATGAGCTAACTGTATTCTAAATGTTCTGGCCAAACAGCACAAACACAAAGGACAGCAGAATCGACTCAAAGCAGCAGAATCGAATCAAAGGGCATTTTTTGCATGACTTGGCACCAAACTACTGGACTAATGCTGGAGTCCACTTACTAACTCCCTGGTTctcttttcacattgtttttctcCTAACACCATTTGAGACTGGTCCTTATTTTAGAATATAGTATAGGCCCTGTTGCACCACAGTGAGAATAGCTGCCAGATAATATGGCACTACACATACAATGTAGTCAGTCTGTGTGACTTCTTGATTCAGAACATCCTAATCATTCTGCTGACATTTTGTATGCAAACATCCAaatgaaggaaaacaaaacctCTCTTCACCATCATACCAAGGACACGCATCTGACTCTCCTAAGACTGATGAAAAGGAAAACATGCCAAATGTCTTCTTTAAATGAGTACACgcacaatagaaaatggacgaaTGGATTTTTTGTTTCAGACCTCAAACTTGTCATCTTGACAACATACAAGGACAaatcatttcaatgtttttcatGTTGACTGTTAAACTACTTTTGTTCGCAACATGTTAGGTGACATCGTGGTTGAAACCAggttcttggactccacccagTCAACGAATTTGGCCACATTGGTGTAAACGCCAAAGTACCACGGGATGGAGCATCCCTGCGTCCAACCCACCACACCTGAAAGGAATTGGGTAGAACCACAGAGAATGGTCAATACGCTCCCGTCGTCTCCACTGCAACTCATGTTGTCTGTGAAGTTAAACCGGGTTGTCTGGGAGCACTGAGAGTTCTGGATGATGGCCACAGACTTCCTGCGGAGGACGGGGTAGGTGAGGACCTCTAAGAGGCTAAGATGAATTTTGTGGCACAACACATTAAAAGCGCTGGCAGGTCAGGATGTGACTTTATCAATAATGTTTTTCAACTTGGTGAATTTTGGTCTGAGATGCTGACAGTGTACTGGTTAACTCATCTGACTTCTGTGTAGGCAGCAatggttcaattcccactcagtgacggtgtgaatgacAGTGTGATTGACTGCCAACCAAGAAAGCAGCGTTATATACAAAGAGTAAATTTGCGTTCCCTTCTTATAGTGGCTCGATCTAGTGCAAAATAGCACACAGCAATGCTCATTTGACCCACTCACCCCAATTTTAAAAACTTAATTGTATGTCTCACacattatatttaaatgtttttctgataGTTGAAGCGCTCGAGTATTTGTGTTCGTCTAATGACCGGCTACTGTGAATGACACAGGAAGTTAACCGGATACTTACTTGATGATCACCAGCGAGAGTGAAAGTGCGTCACAGGTCTTGTGCAGATAGTCCATTATCGTATTCGTCCCAGCCTCACCCATGGTCAAAACCAGAAGTCAAGACATTCTATAAATACTGTAAAccgtaaacaaaaacatatgctCTAGCAAACCACAGTGAGCCATTATCCActaatggagaaaacatggaacagtggtgaaccttcccaggagtggccatcCTACAAAAATTACACCAAGAGCTCAGTGACGACTCAttcaggaggtcacaaaggaactctaaagaactgcaggcctcacttgcctcagtgaaggtcaatgttcatgacacaacaataaggaagagaccatgcaaaaatggcatccatggcacagttccaaggtgaaaaccattgctgacccccccccccccccccaaaaaaaacaaaacataaagttttacttttgcaacaacagcaaaataaaaccATGAATGACTCCTAAAACGGCGGCagggtggacaactggttagcgcatctgcctcacagttgtgaggaccgggctcgatggatggacggacggaagGAAGGGCAGACTGATGAATagaaagatccatccatccattttctgagccgcttctcctcactagggtcgcgggcatgctggagcctaacccagctatcatcgggcaggaggcggggtacaccctgaactggttgccagccaatcgcagggcacatgtaaacaaacaaccattcacactcacattcacatctatggtcaatttagagacttcaattaacctaccatgcatgtttttgggatgtgggaggaaaccggagtgcccggagaaaacccacgcaggcacggggagaacatacaaactccacacaggtgaggccagattttgaaccctggtcctcattTCTCAAACCTAATGGTATCTTCCcttcacttttcattttgtatttttgtatttgacagtttgtccagttaaaaaaaacaaacagtttttttcaACTGAAGCTTGCTCATAATTAAAATTTTggcacaaaacaaagcaaaaaaatgaccGCGGGATGGTTCGTTACGCATAAAAACTGGTAAATTGGGGCACTCAAGGTATCTGCCTAGTGTGTATGTGCCTTGTCTCaatgaaggttgggaaacactgatctAAACCGCTGACTGTTGGTCAAAAGGCAACTTGCTGACTGTCTGGATCTTCAAAGACGTCTCTGGGCCCCCTCGTAGTCGCAGATCTCCTTGCGGCATTCCCGTTCCAGGTTGCCTTGCTTGAGTTCTTCCAACAATCCAGAGTTAGCGCGCCGCCATCGGTTCAGCACAGCGTTGGCCTTCTGGTTCTCCAAAAACACTGACAGCAAACACGTATCGTCAAATCATGGTTCGCAAACTGACTGGATAGTTGAATATGTTTGGCCTTGTGCTGAGGCTTGAAAAAGCTAACTACCTAGCAttattagcatgttagctaaGTGGGAACAAGTAAGAAATGATGACGTTGTATCCATATAAAGATAACTTATTTCTGTACTACAATTAAATTCaagtttacaataaaaaaaaatactgtacctgCAGCTGCAGTGATGCCAAACAACAGAATCAGAGCCTTTAAGCTACACCCCCCGATGACTCTTACGACACTCAGACTcagcaaaacaaacatgttCCCCTTTTTTCCATCAGCTCTGTAAACAAACCGGTGGTCAATTGGCCTGGGATTTTTGCtccctaatgaggacatgcaGTATTgaaaatagatgttttttttttattttttttatttcagaccTGAAACTTTTAATTTCTTAACAACATACAATTaagtacaaataaacaattttcatCTTGAATGTTAAACCACTTTCTGTTGCAGCATGTCAGTTGACATTGTGGTTGAGGCTAtgttcttggactccacccagTCAACGAATTTAGCCACCTTGGTGTAAACGCCAAAGTACCCTGGGATGGAGCAACCCCGCCCCCAACCCACCACGCCTGAAAGGAAGTGGGTGGAACCATAGAGAGTGGTCAATGGGCTCCCGTCGTCTCCACGGCAACTCTCCTGCTGACCCTCCAGGTAGCCGGCACACAGCATGTTGTCTGTGAAGTTGAAGCGGGATCTCAGGGAGCATTGGGAGTTCTGGATGATGGGCACAGACATCTTGCGGAGGATGGGGGATGTGCGCTCCCCCATGGGTGCGGTGCTGTGGTCGTTTCCTCCGCTGGTTCTCTTGCCCCAGCCGGAAACAGTGTGGTAGCGCAGCAACAGCAGCTCACGCTCTGCCAAGTCTTTGGTGGGCAGGCAGATGGGTAGGGCGTGGCTACTTAAGGACACGCCTTCACTCAGACGCAGAAGCGCAATGTCGCTGTCTCCCGTCGCTATATTGTAATCCTCATGAACAATCACCGTGGAAACTGGGATTCTTTGTTCCGTGCCTTCGTCCACATCCAGGTTAAGTTCCCCTGGAAACatcacatatatttttttttatatatatcccACTTAGTACTTGGCAACCAGTAGCGGCTGGTGTAGTTTTCACGGGGGTACTACAAATGAAGATAGGtggctggctggatggatagataggtAGATGGACAGATAGAGAAATAGAACATCATTAACAAGTAACATCAtcattctattattattattattatttataatagaaaaaaactgtactttctGTATGCTATGTGTCAATGTCAAGACTCTCTGAGTCCTGTCATTTTTCGACATCTGTAGACTGGCTGCCTGATCGGCCGAGAATGGGAACAGAAATGGCGTGGACTGACTCAGCTCCATTTTATGCAGGTGGGAGGGTTTATAGGCTAATGGGAGCTAGAATTCAACGCCCTACCTTCGCAATATCCTTTGTATTGCACAAGGACCGACCGCGCATGTAAAACATTTAACGAGAGTCAATGCGAAACGATCGATGCACCCTAAACCGATCATCATTAGCTGTATAAGCTATCCTGCTCgtaatattataatttattttcattttcattattccAGGTTCGATTCAGCGGCCCAATCCTCACATGATGCCAGACCTCGTCTGATCtcagaagctaagcagggtccTGCTTAGTCCTgcttagtacttggatgggagactaCCTCGGAATACCAGAGGCTGAGGTTCGGCAGTAGGTCAATTGCCTGCTCCTGTCAAAAATTCCAGAAACTGCAATTGTGATCTAATGTGCGTCATGGCATTGAAAGCTCTAACTAACTTTTGACTCAGCAGCGTTGGGGGCGGCACCCTTGTGCCCTCTATAGACCAGCTGCCACTGTTGGTATGAGAGGCAAGGATTTTTCCTCTAACGTTACAGAAAGAAGAAACCCGAAACATAACCTTGGCTCTTTGGGTCGACTGGTTGGGttgagatggagagacagagcTGAGGGACCAAGGGTAGATACAGAGAGAAAATTTATCGAGGAGTTGAGCGACTGGGGGAGGGATGAGAGAACAATGGGAACAAAAAAAGCCATATCAACAACAGTAATAGTCCCCCAATGACAGGTACTTGTTCGCTCCCAACACCACCGTCCATGGCGTCACCGCCACCAATAACATGCACATGAATGTGGAGGTGCAATGATGCCGTGAGGAGCAACCACAGGGGAGCGAGAGAAACACAAAGAGAAGCAGGTTCGTAACATACGACATGAACAGCGTAAGCAAGTTGAGATAAAGAGGTAAGAAGgataaagagaagaaaagaggaaCGGAAGCTCAATCAAACAGAAAGAATTTCGAACGGATTTGTTGCTGAGGATGACATCATTGGTTTGACACTAAGCATGTGCCTACCTGCCACGACAGTGAGTTTGTCCGGGTTGATTGTGTGGACACAGTGAGCTGCAGTAACGACTTGGTCTGGATGGATCAGAGTGCCCCCACAGTGACTGGCTCCGTTCAACTGAATCAGAACCTgatggggaaaaataaaaaatcgttATTgttatgtgtcctgtgattgctGGCAAGTAATGCTGTCGTGTATCATGAAGTGATAGCAGAGGTAAACATGCGAGAACCTCAATGTTCGCTTGTAATCGCACTGAAGCATGTTACCATAGAACTGTCTCAGTGTGAATGAACCAGCAAAATGCGTATCGAtttctgttttggtttgggCCCGAGTCCCAAATGACAATTTACACGCAGTTGATGACGACACTTATACAGCATTACAGTACTACCTGCCAGGGACACTCCCCTTTAGGACAAAGATTGGCTCCAACAAGCCTCGTCTGATCCGTCAGACTCTGATTGGTTGGAGCCAGTTGACCACATGGAAATTCCACTGAAAGACAGAAAAGCATGTTTATGGGCTTAAGTTCCATGACTAACTATTGGACCCTGGGGTCCGCGTGCCATAACTTGGTGGTctgtaaaatcattttaaatgtgtcCTATCATACCAACATATGGGGACAGAGCTGTTAATAAAAGAAACATAACAAATTATACCTTCCTGCCTTAGCTTTGGGCCGATTAAGAGCTCTGACATGATTGTGACATACTGCATCATAAAAATCTGACATCCTTGCATGCGTGCAGCATTTGCTTCTTGCTCAGTCTTCTCTCATGTGGAGCTctacaggtgaggcaaggtgACCTCTGAAAAACATTCGTGGCTTGTGAAGTTTACTACATGTGGATGAATgactgcttttgcaacatataaatgggcaccatgtctttggcaaCGCTCAGCGCCACTGACTCCATGATAACCTAGCAACAAGCTCCTCTCTTGTCATATGTAAAATAATGCGAAAATGTTTCTCAGTTGGAATTGAACTCACTTGTCGCTTTTTTGAAAATCAGTGACGAGAGCAGTCGGAAAACGGCTCAATATGGTGACCAAATGGCTAAATTGTCAACActgactgtactttttttggtaaaattgctcctctctgttcgcaaccatgttgttagtgaaagcagtgcatgtcagctAATGATAATGTGTATATGCagtattaaatgtattttgaattgaatttggtTAACAGCTTTTCTATCAAACAGGTCAtgaatatttatgtttaaatgttccCCCCAAAATTCCCATGGCATTTAGGTGTGCACATGGTAGTTGTTTTTAATTGGCATTAGGATTATGAAGGTGTCCTTGGAAAAAGGTCTCCCGTGTAACAGATGCCCTGGCTTAAGAGAAGCTCGTACAAAGGAATACAATCTCGCGGACTAACTAAATCCCATATAGTCATCGTGCAAGTGCTATTTCAGGTTATTCCAAAAGAAGCCCACCTTGAGCAATGCACTGTCGCCCATCATCGCCCAGAATGTATCCGTCAGCGCAGGAACATTTGCGGCGTTTCCCTGAGCCGTCGCAAAAGTGCTGACACTGGCCGTTGTGGTAAATACACTTGAGTGAGTcttcaaacactaaaagatggGAAAGGGGCAGCACGATGAGCGATGATATCACCACATATACAGACTCATTGAGTTGTTATTTTACTGCAGTACCCatctgacagaagtgtcccTCAAAGCCTTCGGTACATTgacactggaagctgttttcaACGGTGAAACACACGCCGTTGTTATGGCACGGGTTGACTCTGCAGGGGTCCCGACCTGACACCACAATAATTCAGAACGGCAGcaaaagtcagacaaaagaacaGGAACAGAAATTGATCATTGAAATTAACCCTGACTTACGGTCATATGTCTGCCAGAATTGCCTCTGTGGaagcaaaaaacaattaaatgtgtttgtcaacAATCAACAATCTTAGTACAAATTATAGTCATATAGACTAGTGACTCCCAGACACACAAACGTGGCTTTAGAGAGCTTCTGGTGTGCTGCAAGAAATTATACCGTTTCACTGTACAGACCCtgcaaagtgaattcagagatgtgtttttaaatacataatactgttaaatacataatactgtacatatcatttatgaaaatgtgcaaagactgagaaccatATAGTACGCTCAATAGTGACAATATAGCatgaaactgtttttcaccatttcaattttcccGATTTTTTTGGGGCATGGCTGAAACAGGGCCCAATGGGACATTTGGGCATCCAAGATGAGTCACCCCATATATTCCAGCCATCCGACACTTTAGCGGATATATTCTCAGGACTCAAACATGCAGTtatgtagttatgtgtaggcataagtaAGATGCTCGATGacgtagcatccatttttccaggtcgtagCAGTGGTATTTGATTCACAGTTGAGGGGGGGCGCAGTTTCAACACTTTCAGCGGAAACCCCCACAACATTTGAGAGGGGagagaatggcttgattttttcACGATTTTaaagcctgattttatatacccGTCTATGTTTCTAATCATTTAATCAAAATTTTCATGCTAAAATGTCTCTACCGTTAGTTGTCTGAAATGAAGTTGAATCATTTGCAACGTTTTCAGAAAATGCTGATTACATTTTTGGCTATATAGGATTGTTCACCTATTATCTAATTTCCTCTGCCCTAAAAAGTaacacaaactcatttttatcatTATGCGCTTTTTGTCTGCAAGAAGTGCATATCAGTGGGCCACCAGCATTtcctctgtcaataaggattgcctttactatgaatggctaaaattttaaatcatcaatgacattttgaaaataggactttatggtaaatgtggctgtttcagcaaAGGAGACATTTACCCGTATTAAACCAAGGTGGCATAAAAGCAATGGTGTCCACCATTATTGATCATATTATATCAAAATGACCCATTtgcgtgtttgactgtttgtgtcgtttaataaatggctgaaagtgcatcgacGAGTGTCACTCTTCTTGTTTTCCTCTCACTTCACTCAAGCAGTagcgtatctgaagctcgcgTGTAATTGAAATGAATAACGTATTCGCAACACAAAGCTACGGATCATAACTTGAAAAATTGGTTAAATTGGGGCACACAAGGTACCACTGTCTGTGCCAAGCCTCATTAAATGTTGGGAAACTGATGTAAACCACCGATGGAAGGTCAAAAGGCAGCTGGCTGACCGTCTGGGTGTCGTCCTCGAACACTTCTCTGGCCTCTTCGTAGTCGCAGATCTCCTCGCGGCATTCCCTTTCCAGGTTGCCTTGCTTGAGTTCCTCCAAGAATCCAGAGTTTGCGCGTCGCCATCGGCTCAGCACAGCGTCGGCCTCCCGCTTTTCCACAAACACTGACGCCAAACGCACAGAGTACACGTAGAGTCAAAATGATGGCGCGCAAACTTTCTGTAGTGAAGCATGTTTGGGCTTGTGTTGAGGTTTGAAAAAGATCACTCAGTGCCTTGCATTATTAACATGCTAGCTGACCGTGGACAAGTCGAAAATGATGGCGTGGTGTCCATATAAATGACAACTGTAATTCCAATACTATTGTTACATTTCAGTTTCCTTTGTTAAATACTGTACCTGCAGCTGCAGCAATGCCAAACGGCAGAATCAACAAAATGCAGCTCCTTGCCAACATGATGTCCTGCGCTCAACTGCCAAAAGTCAAGTTTTGGGTCTGTTTGTAAGAGAGGCAGAGCCTTCAAACTATACCCTCGGATGACCCTGACGACCCTCGGACTGAGCAAAACAAACACGTTCCAATTTTTAAATCAGGTCTGTAAACAAACCAGAGGTCATATGGCCCTGGATTTTTCTCTCCTGAAACCAGGACCCAGAAGTATCACTCTACAAAAATGATGGCAGAACACGTGGCCATCATGAAGTTCTGCAGTGTTAGTTTGTCATACCACAGAACGATTATAAGTTGTCTCGGCTGGTTCCTAATTGGCCAAGTTGATGCGTTTGAAGAACCGAGCTTGATACAAGCTCGCAGTAGCTTCGTGTTAATtcaatgattttgaagcctcccTCAAAAAAATATGGGCATGgatataattgcctatattaaagGTTgagtatgcagttttcaaactgctagcaagactTAAAGATTCCCCATACAGACGGCAGGGATTTACATCTCATGATGCAAATGGAAAACCGATTCATGtccaattttattttgggggcaGCGCGTTGCGGCCACATACATCACATATGCCAGAAACCGCCAGTGTTGACCCTATCTCATGGCGTCTTAGAGCATTTCAGAAAGATCATGAAAAACGCAAATACTGTAGGTGAGGTTTTCAGCAGATAACTGTGgctaggttccacagaaaaaaaaaggtcaaaagttGAAGTTGTGACTAGTGAACCATAAATATGCTTGGAATTTCCATAATCttgaggaaaatggatgaatggtcttaaaatgtatttattgtactgacaacaacaaaacatgagacagtaaaaatgcttttgtgcatgataaatgtgtaaaatgaacTAAAGTAAGCGCTCAGCTGGTTAGATTGTGCAACGCAagttgtgtgttgtttgtgaCTTGTAGGGGAGACGCTGTGTGTTTGCTTATCCATTGCAGGTAGTTGGACACGCGCGTGTAGATCCCATAGTGGCCCGGCCGCGCACAGCCTTTCCCCCAGCTCACAATCCCCAGCAGGAACCTAGTCTTCTTGTACTGAGTCACCAGGGGCCCGCCACTGTCGCCTTTACACGAGTCCTCCTGGCCCGTAAGGTATCCGGCGCAAAACATGTTCTCAGTGATCTGCAAGCCACTTTCCTGGATGCACTGTTGCGTACGTATGCGAGGCACCGTGAGGCGGCGCAGCAGATGTGAGGTGGGGCCGTTTTCGATTCGCCGCCCCCAACCGCTCACTGTGTGCATTCTGATGGCCCAAAGATCACGTTCAGCCAAAGTCTTTGTGGGCAGGCAGACTGGCACGGCGTATGGCGTGTAAACCACAGGTGAGGCCAGTCGCAGCAAGGCGATGTCATTGTCGGCTGTCTTCTTTTCATAGCGCTCATGCATGAGGATTTGAGACACCTGGATGACCTGCTCTGTTCCCTCCTCCACCTCGGTGTTATGCTCACCTGACAAACAGAATGCAAACAGAGAGCACGATGAACTATAAATCACGCACTATAAAACACAAGACACAGTGTGATATCGCCAGTGATGGGAAGTAACCAAGAACAAATACGTCGTTACTGTGGTTAAGCAGGTTTTTCATACCTTTACTTAACTTGAGTACAGTCGTGGTACCTTGATGGTACCAATATCTTGACTTACTAGTGCCCCAATTAAGTTTTTCAAGTTGCGAGCCGTCGCTTACTCCATTTCATTAGCGAGCCAAACATTTTGAGTACGCGCGAGCTTCAGATATACTGTGTCACGACTCAAGTGAATTTGATATATGGCTAttactttgcatggtagagttttaagttgcatttgtagatgtggCGACAGACTGTGCGAACTCATaatggttttctaaagtgtttctgagcccttgtggcaatatcctttacacactgatgctgattttttatttcagtgccgcctgagggatcgaaggtcacagacattcaatgttagttttcaGCCTTGCTTCTtgcatgcagagatttctccagattctctcaatCTTTTGACACTCTTATGGAACTTAGATggtgaaattcctaaattccttgcaattgcaaaacattgctcttaaactgttggactatttgctcacagaGTTGGTCACAAAGTTATGAATctttccccattcttgcttgtgaacaactgagcatTACGGGGATCTtcctttatacccaatcatgacactcaaggaatgctcaaaaacacctgtttggacatTTCCATACATGAACAGGTTCATTGGAATTTGGTaatttcccagtcttttgttacccctccccagcttttttggaatgtgttgcgggcatcaaattcaaaatgatagcatatttgcataaaaacaataacgtttgtCAGTtatctttgtagtatattcaattgaatttagGAAGaatatgatttgaaaatcactgtattctgtttttatttacattttacacaacgtctcaacttcattgcaTTCATTGCAACTCGCTTTGAGAACATAAAATTAAAAGGAAAGAGATCAAGGAAGTAAAAATGACTTTGTCATTTTGACTCCACGGATTCGACGGATCCCATGA from the Phycodurus eques isolate BA_2022a chromosome 1, UOR_Pequ_1.1, whole genome shotgun sequence genome contains:
- the f7i gene encoding coagulation factor VIIi; its protein translation is LYVYSVRLASVFVEKREADAVLSRWRRANSGFLEELKQGNLERECREEICDYEEAREVFEDDTQTRQFWQTYDRRDPCRVNPCHNNGVCFTVENSFQCQCTEGFEGHFCQMVFEDSLKCIYHNGQCQHFCDGSGKRRKCSCADGYILGDDGRQCIAQVEFPCGQLAPTNQSLTDQTRLVGANLCPKGECPWQVLIQLNGASHCGGTLIHPDQVVTAAHCVHTINPDKLTVVAGELNLDVDEGTEQRIPVSTVIVHEDYNIATGDSDIALLRLSEGVSLSSHALPICLPTKDLAERELLLLRYHTVSGWGKRTSGGNDHSTAPMGERTSPILRKMSVPIIQNSQCSLRSRFNFTDNMLCAGYLEGQQESCRGDDGSPLTTLYGSTHFLSGVVGWGRGCSIPGYFGVYTKVAKFVDWVESKNIASTTMSTDMLQQKVV